Proteins from a genomic interval of Paenibacillus sp. FSL R5-0623:
- the addA gene encoding helicase-exonuclease AddAB subunit AddA translates to MTNMPKPEGSFWSDDQWSAISESGEDILVAAAAGSGKTAVLVERIIRKIADPSQGFSVDRLLVATFTKAAAAEMKQRIREALERALEEQPGEEHLRKQLSLLGRASITTLHSFCMEVIRRYYQQIPLNPAFRILNENEAEIMRQELLEELFEEKYGEEDEGSTFRELVDWFSGERNDDAMHRLVQRLYDFSRSHSWPDHWLSEMASAFQVESVEALGHTAWVQSILRDAALALSGAAGLLRQGIHISMQPEGPAPYADTLKEDLVMVEDLLSAVEIMPWERLPEVFQPAAFGKLKPCKKDQTDPTLQDQVKELREAAKKAVSDLKGSLFGRSAFSFWQELEQAAPLMQELSRLVSTFGERYRQAKQERGQVDFSDLEHYCLHILRHEDSTPELSMPSDAAMEYRSRFDEVLLDEYQDTNTVQEDIVKLISRENPGNRFMVGDVKQSIYRFRLAEPGLFMNKYRQYGASTREDGMVEDRLNRSGQRIDLARNFRSRAEVVHSVNMIFRQLMNEGVAEIAYDERAQLAYGATFPSETLGDKAYTPELMLIDRQGGGPDLTESTDENGDASISAELESAELETAQLEARAIARRIREMVGDTDKPALHIYDKALQTMRPARYGDMVILLRSTLMWAPLMIEEFRQQGIPAGGEQSKGYFQATEVEIMMSLLQLVDNPRQDIPLASVLRSPIVGLDEEELAQIRLGDKRQSFYDAVVSAAGEWNNSSTNAVQQSRQDNDPDSNIVQLQWPEAWSEMEQGQRETAASVEAEILDDVHEFDVHTLHTDGMQDAGVAGHASEDLGITEISGSELQQKLIRFMRQLEQWRLEARQGSLSELIWRMYRETGYLDWVGGLPGGQQRQSNLKALYDRARQYEESTANRGLFRFLTYVSRLRENGGDLGTVTSSSGEQDNAVRIMTIHRSKGLEFPIVFVGGISKMFNQQDLNAPFLMHKELGFGPRFVDRENRVAYPTLANLAIRRRAQFELLAEEMRVLYVALTRPKEKMILLGTVKDAAKKALAWSQVKDSPELALPDYLLAAGRSYLDWIGPSLMRHPDAVVLRELAGSNDSFSACLADDQSRWVISIISADQVSRDHVVGQTLGEEDGMTEVRKERIAALKAVQPVKLVTSSTVEELTKIAQDTANQNIEDEGADTVALQQEETQLIHEVDQRLSWTYPYEAATKVAASTSVTELKTLLALQDIQSVEVMEELGEQSEKLLAHNTPGISYTKDEAGRVLRGVSDESNERETGSGSDSNRTVNVPDAGSAGTSFKLHLRRPKFMEATQLTGAERGNVYHTLMQHLPIDGSFVDSQLIEQTIERLIKLQILLPHHAAAIEPEELGGFFNTEPGKELLRAAWVKREIPFVYGLPAHQSPVEWLHQQAANSDIQMLNEDSKMQATIENETVLVQGIIDCLYEVDGELVLLDYKTDRVLEHRGGLDELTKNYRFQLDLYGRAIEDILGRKVDRKWLYFFDGGHAVEL, encoded by the coding sequence ATGACGAATATGCCAAAACCGGAGGGTAGCTTCTGGAGTGATGACCAGTGGAGTGCCATCTCGGAAAGCGGAGAAGACATTCTTGTTGCCGCAGCTGCGGGATCAGGCAAGACAGCTGTGCTGGTTGAACGAATTATTCGCAAGATCGCAGATCCCTCCCAAGGATTCAGTGTGGATCGCTTGCTTGTAGCTACGTTTACCAAAGCGGCCGCCGCCGAGATGAAACAACGGATTCGGGAAGCGCTGGAACGTGCGCTTGAAGAACAGCCTGGAGAAGAGCATCTGCGTAAGCAGCTGTCGCTGCTTGGACGGGCATCTATTACAACGCTGCATTCATTCTGTATGGAAGTCATTCGCCGTTACTATCAGCAAATTCCGTTGAACCCGGCTTTTCGTATCCTGAATGAAAATGAAGCGGAAATTATGCGACAGGAACTGCTCGAAGAACTTTTTGAGGAAAAGTATGGCGAAGAAGATGAAGGGAGTACATTCCGCGAATTAGTGGACTGGTTCAGTGGAGAACGAAACGATGATGCGATGCATCGACTGGTGCAACGATTGTATGATTTCTCCCGCAGTCATTCCTGGCCGGATCATTGGCTCTCAGAGATGGCATCTGCTTTTCAGGTGGAAAGTGTGGAGGCACTTGGACATACAGCATGGGTTCAGAGTATTTTGCGTGATGCGGCTCTTGCTTTGAGTGGTGCAGCAGGACTACTCCGTCAAGGCATTCATATTTCCATGCAGCCTGAAGGTCCGGCACCTTATGCAGATACGTTAAAAGAAGATCTGGTGATGGTGGAAGATCTGCTGTCTGCGGTTGAGATAATGCCATGGGAGAGGTTGCCTGAAGTGTTTCAACCCGCTGCATTTGGCAAACTGAAACCCTGCAAAAAGGATCAAACGGACCCGACTTTACAGGATCAGGTGAAGGAACTCCGGGAGGCTGCGAAAAAGGCCGTTTCCGACCTGAAAGGTTCATTGTTTGGAAGAAGTGCTTTTTCGTTCTGGCAGGAGCTGGAGCAAGCGGCGCCACTCATGCAGGAACTGTCGAGGCTGGTTAGTACATTTGGAGAACGTTATCGACAGGCCAAACAGGAACGGGGGCAAGTTGACTTCAGTGATCTGGAGCACTACTGTCTTCACATTTTGCGACATGAGGATTCAACGCCTGAACTGTCGATGCCTTCCGATGCGGCTATGGAGTACCGTTCGCGATTCGATGAAGTGTTGCTTGATGAATATCAGGACACCAATACGGTTCAGGAAGATATCGTGAAGCTCATCTCCAGAGAAAACCCGGGTAACCGATTCATGGTCGGTGATGTCAAACAGAGTATCTACCGTTTCCGGTTGGCTGAGCCGGGTCTATTTATGAACAAGTATCGCCAATATGGAGCGAGCACACGTGAAGATGGAATGGTGGAAGATCGTCTGAATCGTTCAGGTCAACGTATTGATCTTGCGCGGAATTTCCGCAGCCGTGCTGAAGTCGTGCATTCGGTCAATATGATATTCCGGCAACTCATGAACGAAGGTGTGGCAGAGATTGCTTACGATGAACGAGCTCAACTGGCATATGGGGCAACGTTCCCGTCAGAAACGCTTGGTGATAAGGCGTATACACCTGAACTTATGCTGATTGATCGTCAGGGCGGTGGTCCTGATCTGACAGAGAGTACGGATGAGAATGGGGATGCATCAATCTCCGCAGAACTGGAGAGTGCCGAACTCGAAACAGCTCAGTTGGAAGCGCGGGCGATTGCAAGGCGTATTCGTGAGATGGTTGGGGATACGGACAAACCTGCCCTCCATATATATGACAAAGCCCTGCAAACGATGCGTCCGGCACGTTACGGTGACATGGTCATCTTGTTGCGTTCAACCTTGATGTGGGCACCGCTCATGATTGAGGAATTCAGACAGCAGGGAATTCCTGCTGGAGGAGAACAGAGCAAGGGTTATTTTCAGGCTACAGAAGTGGAAATCATGATGTCGCTGCTTCAGCTTGTTGATAATCCAAGGCAGGATATTCCGCTCGCTTCCGTGCTTCGTTCTCCGATTGTTGGACTGGATGAAGAAGAACTCGCACAGATTCGGCTTGGTGACAAAAGACAGTCATTCTATGATGCGGTTGTGTCTGCTGCTGGTGAATGGAACAATTCCTCCACTAATGCCGTACAACAATCCCGTCAGGATAACGATCCTGATTCCAATATCGTCCAGTTACAGTGGCCGGAAGCCTGGTCAGAGATGGAACAGGGACAGCGGGAGACAGCAGCTTCTGTTGAGGCAGAGATTCTGGACGACGTACACGAATTCGATGTGCATACATTGCATACAGATGGAATGCAAGATGCTGGTGTTGCGGGACATGCAAGTGAGGATCTGGGCATAACGGAGATCTCAGGCTCGGAATTACAGCAAAAGTTAATTCGCTTTATGCGTCAATTGGAGCAGTGGAGACTTGAGGCAAGACAAGGCAGTCTAAGTGAACTGATCTGGCGTATGTATCGGGAAACTGGTTATTTGGACTGGGTTGGTGGTCTTCCAGGAGGACAGCAACGTCAAAGTAATCTTAAGGCATTGTACGATCGAGCACGACAATATGAGGAATCAACTGCGAATCGCGGCTTGTTCCGTTTCCTGACCTATGTTTCCAGACTGCGGGAAAACGGGGGAGACCTCGGGACTGTAACAAGTAGCTCTGGTGAGCAGGACAACGCCGTACGTATCATGACGATTCACCGGAGTAAAGGTTTGGAGTTTCCAATTGTCTTTGTCGGTGGCATATCCAAGATGTTCAATCAGCAGGACTTGAACGCACCGTTTCTAATGCATAAGGAACTGGGATTTGGCCCGAGGTTTGTGGATCGTGAGAACCGGGTTGCCTATCCTACATTAGCCAATCTGGCGATTCGTCGTCGTGCGCAATTTGAACTGCTTGCTGAAGAGATGCGTGTGCTGTATGTTGCGTTGACCCGTCCCAAAGAGAAAATGATTTTGCTGGGTACTGTAAAAGATGCCGCGAAAAAAGCGCTCGCGTGGTCTCAGGTCAAGGATAGCCCTGAACTGGCATTGCCAGACTATCTGCTTGCTGCTGGACGGAGTTACCTGGACTGGATTGGACCATCCCTGATGAGACATCCAGATGCGGTTGTGCTGCGTGAACTTGCTGGAAGCAATGATTCGTTCTCAGCTTGTCTTGCAGATGATCAATCACGATGGGTGATCTCTATTATTTCCGCTGATCAGGTATCCCGTGACCATGTGGTGGGTCAGACACTCGGAGAAGAAGACGGGATGACTGAGGTGCGGAAAGAACGAATTGCTGCGCTAAAAGCCGTTCAGCCTGTGAAGTTGGTTACTTCCTCAACGGTAGAGGAGCTGACGAAGATTGCACAAGATACGGCTAACCAAAACATTGAAGATGAAGGTGCAGATACAGTAGCTCTTCAACAAGAGGAGACACAGCTGATCCACGAGGTTGATCAACGGCTTTCATGGACGTACCCCTATGAAGCAGCAACTAAAGTAGCAGCCAGTACATCTGTCACGGAGTTGAAAACGTTACTTGCGTTGCAGGATATTCAGTCCGTAGAGGTGATGGAGGAACTGGGAGAACAGTCCGAGAAATTATTGGCTCACAACACCCCAGGAATCAGTTACACCAAAGATGAAGCAGGCCGTGTACTACGTGGCGTATCCGATGAATCTAACGAGCGTGAGACTGGATCAGGGTCAGATTCAAACCGTACGGTGAACGTTCCGGATGCGGGATCTGCGGGTACGTCTTTCAAACTGCACCTGCGTCGTCCGAAATTCATGGAGGCAACGCAGCTGACAGGGGCAGAACGGGGGAACGTGTATCATACGTTGATGCAGCATCTTCCTATAGATGGCTCATTTGTTGATTCACAGCTTATTGAACAGACGATTGAGCGGTTGATTAAGCTTCAGATTTTGCTGCCCCATCATGCTGCGGCTATCGAACCTGAAGAACTGGGCGGATTTTTCAATACAGAACCAGGGAAAGAATTATTGCGTGCAGCGTGGGTGAAACGGGAAATTCCGTTTGTGTATGGACTTCCGGCACACCAGTCTCCTGTGGAATGGCTACATCAACAGGCGGCGAACTCAGATATACAGATGCTAAATGAAGATAGCAAAATGCAGGCAACGATTGAAAATGAAACCGTGCTTGTACAGGGGATTATCGATTGTCTGTATGAGGTGGACGGCGAGCTTGTCTTGCTTGATTACAAGACGGATCGGGTATTGGAGCATCGTGGTGGTTTGGATGAACTCACCAAAAATTATCGCTTCCAGCTGGATCTGTATGGACGGGCTATTGAAGATATATTAGGTCGGAAAGTTGACCGGAAATGGCTGTACTTTTTTGATGGTGGACATGCAGTGGAATTGTAA
- the addB gene encoding helicase-exonuclease AddAB subunit AddB, with the protein MSVRFVIGRAGSGKSSLITREIISLLQQEPQGTPLILLVPEQSSFRTEQTLVSSGAIKGTMRAEVLGFRRLAYRVMQEAGGSARIPIGAEGKKMLLYKVIQRRKEELKLFGASGSQLGFIGELNDLYSEFKRYEVDPSLLEEGLSGGNTSSTSPILEDKLHDLNLIYRDYEQELTHLYIDDEDTLTELTDRLSESALLQDAQIWIDGFQGFTPQEMSVIGRLMLQSSSVTIALTLDRPYDHGALPGELELFYPTASAYARLKGMAEELGVPSDITVLNSEIPPRYKDRPGLAHLEAGFDRRIRWKSDGLDSGIRLVAAENRRAEMEGALREMRRLAQNEGARYRDMAVLVRQLDTYADIAEPLFRDYDVPVFLDRRRNELHHPLSEFIRSALDIVRRHWRYEDVFRCVKTDLLLPRDGSITREDMDQLENYVLACGIHGYRWTDGKPWKYVPSLSLEDNGQDGRSRGRDQMLSLMESCRTVITDSLGAFEKRMKKAKTAKAQCEALYRLLEDAEIAWKLENMSAEAKAQGDPERSREHRQMWGAVLDLLDQMVDMMGNERLDITLFAGMIETGLTELKLGLVPPALDQVLVGSMDRTRLQDIKYVFILGAVDGELPAVPQDDGVLTELERSLLTERGMALGPGATRQMLDERFLIYTALAAASSQLWLSYPVADDEGKALLPSEIVRHVRKMFGLQEQPLLAQPPIANSEEAHWSYVTHPGQSLSALIGQLRKWRRGEDIPEMWWAVYNWHVSRETSRPQLERLMGSIFYRNRALPLRTATSRRLYGTEVRTSVSRMERFVACPFSHFASHGLRLKERQLYRLQAPDIGQLFHAALSQLAMRLREENRSWGSLTPEQCRKEAEQTVEQIAPQLQGEILLSTKRYGYIFRKLKDIVSRASVILGEQSRRGSFEPIGLELDFGPDKTLPPLRFELENGCVMEIVGRIDRVDVAEGENGLLLRVIDYKSSQTDLKLHEVYYGLSLQMLTYLEVLLSAAEEWLGETAMPGGTLYFHVHNPLLQSANGMTSEQAGQELLKRFKMKGLLLADRDAIAQMDNTLDKGYSAIIPVALKADGSFYSSAAVATPEQWDTLLASVRSNIREIGTRITDGDVAIEPYRIQQEVACTFCPYKPVCQFDENIEGNEYNLLSKPGKQQIWDMLSHTKGGETS; encoded by the coding sequence ATGTCCGTTCGTTTTGTTATTGGCCGGGCAGGCAGCGGCAAAAGCTCGCTGATTACCCGGGAAATTATATCCCTGCTTCAACAAGAACCGCAAGGCACACCTTTGATTTTGCTCGTTCCCGAACAGAGTTCTTTTCGAACAGAGCAGACATTGGTGTCTTCTGGAGCAATTAAAGGTACGATGCGTGCAGAAGTGCTGGGCTTTCGCCGTTTAGCCTATCGTGTAATGCAGGAAGCAGGTGGTTCTGCTCGTATTCCGATCGGAGCCGAAGGCAAAAAGATGCTGCTCTACAAGGTCATCCAGCGCCGTAAGGAAGAATTGAAGCTGTTTGGTGCATCCGGCAGCCAGCTGGGTTTTATAGGCGAATTAAATGACTTATATAGTGAATTTAAACGTTATGAAGTTGATCCATCATTGCTGGAAGAAGGGCTGTCTGGAGGGAATACCTCATCCACTTCGCCAATTCTGGAGGACAAGTTGCATGACTTGAATCTGATATATCGTGACTATGAACAGGAACTGACCCATTTATATATTGATGATGAAGACACGTTGACCGAGCTGACAGATCGTTTGTCGGAAAGTGCATTGCTGCAGGATGCCCAGATCTGGATTGATGGTTTTCAGGGATTCACACCACAGGAGATGAGTGTGATCGGTCGGCTGATGTTGCAGTCCTCTTCCGTGACCATTGCACTGACATTGGATCGTCCTTATGATCACGGCGCACTGCCTGGAGAACTGGAACTGTTCTATCCCACGGCAAGTGCCTATGCGCGTCTGAAAGGGATGGCTGAAGAACTGGGTGTACCGAGCGATATAACCGTGCTAAATTCGGAGATTCCACCGAGATACAAGGATCGTCCGGGACTTGCTCATCTGGAGGCTGGTTTCGACCGCCGAATTCGTTGGAAAAGTGATGGCCTTGATTCCGGAATCCGACTGGTTGCAGCGGAGAACCGACGAGCTGAGATGGAGGGAGCACTGCGTGAGATGCGGCGTCTGGCGCAAAACGAAGGTGCGCGTTATCGGGATATGGCAGTACTTGTTCGTCAGTTGGATACCTACGCTGATATAGCTGAACCTCTATTCAGGGATTATGACGTACCCGTCTTTCTGGACCGCAGAAGAAATGAACTTCATCATCCATTATCCGAGTTTATCCGTTCCGCACTGGATATTGTTCGGCGCCATTGGCGTTACGAGGATGTATTTCGCTGTGTCAAAACGGATCTGCTGCTTCCGCGTGATGGTTCAATCACTCGTGAAGATATGGACCAGCTTGAGAATTATGTACTGGCTTGTGGTATTCACGGGTATCGCTGGACTGATGGCAAACCATGGAAGTATGTACCAAGCCTGTCGCTCGAAGACAACGGTCAGGATGGCCGTAGTCGAGGACGTGACCAGATGCTTTCTCTAATGGAGAGCTGCCGAACGGTCATTACAGATTCCTTGGGTGCTTTTGAGAAACGAATGAAAAAGGCAAAGACAGCCAAAGCCCAGTGCGAGGCACTATACAGACTGCTGGAAGATGCTGAGATCGCATGGAAGCTGGAGAACATGTCTGCTGAAGCTAAGGCACAAGGTGACCCCGAACGGTCGAGAGAACATCGGCAGATGTGGGGAGCTGTGCTAGATTTATTGGATCAGATGGTCGATATGATGGGGAATGAACGGCTGGATATCACGCTGTTTGCCGGGATGATTGAGACCGGATTAACGGAACTGAAGCTGGGTCTGGTACCACCAGCACTTGATCAGGTATTGGTTGGTTCTATGGACCGTACACGTCTTCAGGACATCAAATACGTATTTATCCTTGGCGCGGTTGATGGTGAATTACCTGCCGTACCTCAGGATGATGGCGTATTAACGGAACTGGAGAGATCGTTACTGACGGAACGTGGCATGGCGCTTGGACCAGGTGCAACAAGGCAGATGCTGGATGAACGTTTCCTGATCTATACGGCACTTGCAGCCGCAAGCAGCCAGTTGTGGCTGAGTTATCCGGTTGCTGATGATGAGGGGAAAGCACTGCTTCCTTCCGAGATTGTCCGCCATGTACGGAAGATGTTTGGTTTACAAGAACAGCCATTGCTCGCTCAACCACCGATTGCGAACTCGGAAGAAGCGCATTGGTCCTATGTCACCCATCCAGGTCAGAGTCTGTCTGCGCTCATTGGACAATTGCGCAAATGGCGCCGCGGAGAAGACATCCCTGAAATGTGGTGGGCGGTCTACAATTGGCATGTATCTCGGGAGACAAGCAGACCTCAGCTGGAGCGGTTGATGGGATCGATCTTTTATCGTAATCGAGCATTACCACTACGTACAGCTACCAGTCGCAGACTATATGGTACAGAGGTGAGGACGAGTGTCTCGCGAATGGAGCGGTTTGTTGCTTGCCCGTTCTCCCATTTTGCTTCGCACGGGCTACGCCTCAAAGAACGGCAATTGTACCGCCTTCAGGCCCCTGATATCGGACAGCTGTTTCATGCTGCACTAAGCCAGCTGGCTATGCGATTGCGTGAAGAAAATCGTAGTTGGGGAAGTTTGACTCCAGAACAATGCCGCAAGGAAGCCGAGCAAACGGTGGAGCAGATTGCACCACAACTGCAAGGAGAGATTTTGCTAAGCACCAAGCGATACGGTTATATTTTCCGCAAGTTGAAGGACATTGTTAGCCGGGCATCCGTAATTCTTGGTGAACAGTCCAGACGTGGAAGTTTTGAACCGATTGGGTTGGAGCTTGATTTTGGACCGGATAAAACACTGCCACCTCTGCGCTTTGAACTGGAGAATGGCTGTGTGATGGAGATTGTGGGCCGGATTGACCGTGTAGATGTCGCAGAAGGAGAGAATGGTCTGCTCCTGCGTGTCATTGACTATAAATCAAGCCAGACGGACCTCAAGTTACATGAAGTGTACTATGGTCTGTCATTGCAGATGCTCACCTATCTGGAGGTGCTGCTTAGTGCTGCCGAAGAATGGCTTGGGGAAACGGCGATGCCGGGAGGAACGTTGTATTTCCATGTGCATAACCCGCTGTTGCAATCCGCAAACGGCATGACATCGGAGCAAGCCGGACAAGAACTGCTGAAACGGTTCAAAATGAAAGGTTTGCTGCTGGCAGATCGGGACGCAATCGCTCAAATGGACAACACCCTGGATAAGGGGTATTCAGCGATTATTCCAGTTGCCCTTAAGGCGGACGGAAGCTTTTATAGCAGCGCCGCTGTAGCTACGCCAGAGCAATGGGATACGCTGCTTGCTTCGGTTCGCAGTAATATCCGCGAGATTGGTACCCGGATTACGGATGGGGATGTGGCCATTGAGCCTTATCGCATTCAGCAGGAAGTGGCGTGTACGTTCTGTCCGTATAAGCCTGTTTGTCAGTTTGATGAGAATATTGAAGGAAATGAATATAACCTGTTGTCCAAACCGGGCAAACAGCAAATCTGGGATATGTTATCTCACACCAAGGGAGGGGAAACATCATGA
- a CDS encoding class I SAM-dependent rRNA methyltransferase produces the protein MPSVTLERSRKKRLEHAHPWIFNNEIASVDGNPEPGDLVNVLNHQGRYLATGYYNPASQITVRVIAYQPLESEQMDTAFFAARFRDCLRHRERFIQDGEAYRLVYGEADFLPGLIVDRFGSILVLQLLTLGMDRCREAIVQALVEVMQPEGIYERSDVSIRELEGLEQTKGPLYGECPRHVTVTENGLLIKVDIVEGQKTGYFFDQRENRAAIEPLMKGWGYKSGITLQTTEQDGTQQMLPVNKSGKVVTFPYWDGATVLECFSHTGSFTLNACKYGAKKVTCLDISEHAIESARTNVELNGFTDRVEFVVADAFQYLREQVKGLDERTARARAGEQKVDTSKALAAGGKTFDVVILDPPAFAKTKSAVKGACRGYKDINLQGMKLVNEGGYLVTASCSYHMRPDLFLDTIADAAEDAGKVLRLIDWKAAGKDHPQILGVDEGHYLKFAIFEVRSKKN, from the coding sequence TTGCCATCAGTTACACTTGAACGCAGTCGCAAAAAGCGGCTTGAACATGCACATCCATGGATATTTAACAATGAAATTGCCTCTGTTGACGGAAACCCGGAGCCGGGAGATCTGGTCAATGTATTGAATCATCAAGGTCGCTATCTGGCGACCGGATATTACAATCCCGCATCTCAGATCACTGTAAGGGTTATAGCTTATCAACCCTTGGAGTCCGAACAGATGGACACCGCGTTTTTTGCAGCGCGTTTCCGCGATTGCTTGCGTCACCGTGAACGTTTTATCCAGGATGGAGAGGCATACCGTCTCGTTTACGGCGAAGCAGATTTTCTACCAGGCTTGATCGTTGACCGGTTCGGCAGCATCCTCGTTTTACAGTTGCTTACACTTGGCATGGATCGTTGCCGTGAAGCCATCGTACAGGCACTCGTTGAAGTAATGCAACCGGAAGGCATATATGAGCGCAGTGATGTCTCGATTCGTGAACTCGAAGGTTTGGAGCAGACCAAAGGTCCGCTGTACGGAGAGTGCCCACGGCATGTCACCGTTACAGAAAATGGACTACTCATTAAAGTGGATATCGTGGAAGGGCAGAAGACAGGTTACTTCTTCGACCAACGCGAGAATCGTGCAGCCATCGAACCGCTCATGAAGGGTTGGGGCTATAAGAGTGGAATCACACTACAAACGACCGAGCAGGATGGCACACAGCAGATGTTGCCTGTGAATAAAAGCGGTAAAGTAGTTACATTCCCTTATTGGGATGGTGCCACTGTGCTGGAGTGCTTCTCACACACAGGCAGTTTCACGTTGAATGCTTGCAAGTATGGAGCCAAGAAAGTGACTTGTCTTGATATTTCGGAGCATGCCATTGAGAGTGCACGAACAAATGTGGAGCTGAACGGTTTTACCGACCGGGTCGAGTTCGTAGTTGCTGATGCATTCCAGTACTTGCGTGAACAAGTGAAAGGGCTGGATGAACGTACCGCACGTGCACGTGCAGGCGAACAGAAAGTGGATACATCCAAAGCGCTGGCAGCTGGCGGTAAAACATTTGATGTCGTCATCCTCGATCCTCCTGCATTTGCCAAAACGAAATCAGCAGTCAAAGGTGCATGCCGTGGATATAAGGATATCAACCTGCAAGGAATGAAACTGGTTAATGAGGGCGGATATTTGGTAACAGCCAGCTGTTCGTATCACATGCGTCCTGACCTTTTCCTGGATACGATTGCGGATGCAGCGGAAGATGCAGGCAAAGTGCTGCGTCTAATTGACTGGAAGGCAGCAGGTAAGGACCACCCGCAGATTTTGGGCGTGGATGAAGGACATTACCTGAAATTTGCTATTTTCGAAGTGCGCAGTAAAAAGAATTAG
- a CDS encoding Na/Pi symporter: protein MFRDVILPLLYGLIIFFGGMKLMETALQRMAGPMLAGWLNRATSAPWKGMAFSACATALLQSSTAVTVLTIGLANARLITYGRTLGIILGTNIGTCLTTELVGLQIGRASLPLLVLSLTGWAMFVVLSERNLAAPERTRQTLFNIQYSFLAAAGFALVMTGIQVMQSIALPLRSMGVFQWFLDRSADSLWWGFLAGACLTALIHSSAAVISMAITLAATGVLPVEIGIAIVIGSNVGTCITAVIAAAGGASAGKFVAASHVVLNIAGALLFMPLIGQLHAASAWLSADNGAQIAHAQTLFNITSSLLALPFCYLPIWHKKPPVHAPAAKPPVA from the coding sequence ATGTTTAGAGATGTGATATTGCCCTTACTCTATGGGCTTATTATCTTTTTTGGTGGCATGAAGCTGATGGAGACGGCCTTGCAGCGCATGGCAGGGCCCATGTTGGCAGGTTGGCTCAATCGTGCCACCTCTGCTCCTTGGAAAGGCATGGCCTTCAGTGCTTGCGCAACAGCCCTGTTACAGAGCAGTACTGCGGTCACCGTACTCACCATTGGACTGGCTAATGCCAGATTAATTACCTATGGACGCACACTCGGCATCATCCTCGGCACCAACATCGGGACATGCCTGACGACGGAGTTGGTGGGACTGCAGATCGGTCGTGCTTCCCTGCCGCTACTCGTCCTGTCTCTAACGGGCTGGGCCATGTTTGTTGTTCTTAGTGAACGCAATCTGGCCGCTCCTGAACGCACGCGCCAGACTCTGTTTAACATCCAGTACAGCTTCCTCGCAGCTGCGGGATTTGCACTTGTTATGACAGGCATTCAAGTGATGCAATCCATTGCCTTACCCTTGCGGAGCATGGGCGTATTTCAATGGTTTCTCGACCGCTCGGCCGACAGCTTATGGTGGGGCTTCCTGGCAGGTGCCTGTCTGACAGCGCTCATTCACAGCAGCGCAGCTGTCATTAGCATGGCGATTACGCTCGCAGCCACAGGGGTATTACCTGTGGAGATCGGCATCGCCATTGTGATCGGGTCCAATGTGGGGACCTGCATCACCGCTGTAATTGCTGCCGCGGGCGGAGCATCCGCAGGCAAATTTGTCGCAGCCTCCCATGTTGTATTAAACATTGCGGGAGCGCTGCTGTTTATGCCGCTGATCGGCCAGCTGCATGCAGCTTCGGCCTGGCTGTCAGCGGATAACGGGGCACAGATTGCGCATGCCCAGACCCTTTTTAACATCACCAGTTCACTGCTTGCTTTGCCATTCTGTTACTTGCCAATCTGGCACAAAAAACCACCGGTTCACGCCCCCGCGGCGAAGCCACCCGTGGCTTGA
- a CDS encoding NUDIX domain-containing protein: protein MNKKEISAGGVVYRTGEDGRLQIQLIVDRYGKTTLAKGKMEDGETIEQTALREILEETGMVGRIIEPVDIIAYTYQHADFGPVDKEVHYYLVEAESGDLQPQIEEIKGVDWYAPEEAWSLQQQSGYDNNDDILRVALNKLGFNV, encoded by the coding sequence ATGAACAAAAAAGAAATTTCAGCAGGCGGAGTTGTTTATAGAACAGGGGAAGACGGACGTCTTCAAATTCAGCTTATCGTAGATCGTTATGGTAAAACAACTCTCGCCAAGGGCAAGATGGAAGATGGAGAAACAATCGAACAGACGGCACTGCGCGAGATTTTGGAAGAGACAGGTATGGTGGGTCGCATTATAGAGCCGGTCGATATCATTGCTTACACTTACCAACATGCAGATTTTGGCCCGGTGGACAAGGAAGTTCATTATTATCTCGTTGAAGCCGAGAGTGGTGATCTACAGCCTCAGATTGAAGAAATCAAGGGTGTGGATTGGTATGCTCCGGAAGAAGCATGGTCCTTACAGCAGCAGAGCGGATATGATAATAACGATGATATCTTGCGTGTAGCCCTGAACAAGTTAGGCTTTAACGTATAA